AGCTCGTAGGTTCCGGCGTCAATGAGAAATTCTTGTATCATGGCTATAGTATATCGCGAAGACGGCAATATTCACACTGTTTATCCCCACATCTTTTCTGCCAGAACGACAGGTTTAGTATCTCGTTGGCGACCCGCGCAACTTCTTCTTCTAATTTCGATACTTCTTCTTTAGTTATCGTGAAGACTTCTTTTTTGTATTTGCCGATATTCTTGCCTGCCTGCCGGCGAGGCAGGTCCGGGATAATAAAGTCTATCATGCCGGTCTGCATATTATATTTCTCCTCTTCGTATCTGTCTAACAGAAGTTTATAAAACACCAACTGGCGGTGATAATCCCCTTCGGAATTCTTAGTTTTACCCAAGATTTCATTTCGGGATTTAATCTTGCCGGTTTTATAGTCCACTACGTTTACGGCTCCGTCTGTTATTTCGAGTTTATCGAGTTTGCCAGTCAGTCTTAATTCGCCATCTCCGACCGGAAACATAACGTCTATAGGAAATTCATTTTTTATATCTCTAGCCCAAGAGTTTTTGTACGCGTCATAATAACCGGATATGGCATCTTTGCCATTTTTCTTTATCTCTGTTAATTCTTTATCGGTGAAATATTCTTTCTCAAGTTCCCTGTCCAGAGTCTCCAGCAATTCTTTCTTACCCATGTCTTCTTGAACACGATACTTATCGAAGAATTTCTTAAGTGTTGCGTGCACCGCGTTGCCGAACATGAGCGAGCTGTTCTGCGGCTCGGGAATGCGCAAGAGATTGCGATAGAAATATTTCCACGGACAAGACAGGTAATTATTAAGGCCAGTAACCGCAAGACCTCTCTCTGATAGCGTCTCGCGCACAAAATCCTGGATATCTTTTCTCGTTTGCGACGTTACAGTCGGCACCAGTATCTGCGCCACTCGTCCCACAAGACCGCCTTGTGTAATAGCACACAAGGCGGTCTTGTGTAATAACTTCTCTGGCAGGTCCGCGATAAATCTGCTAGGCAGGAGTGTCGCTCCGTCTTCGCGCGAAGTTGCGTAGCTTATAGTGAGCTCTTTTTTCGCCCGCGTCATTGCGACGAAAAACAGTTTGCGCTCGTCCGCCTCCTCTTCTTCTTTGGTCGAGGCAACAATCCCCGGGATTTTGAATACCGTTCGGCTCGCTCGCCCGCCCCAGTTGCCTTCTACGACGCCCGTTATATACACGTGTTCATATTCAAGACCCTTTGCTTTATGAGCGGTCATTACGAGGACGCGTCCGGCTCGTCTCGTGCCTACGCGACTTTCGAGGACGTTATACTCATCAAGCAAGGATAACACTTTCGCGATGTCTTTGATCCGAGCCGAACGGTGAGTTTTAGTATAATCTTCCAGATACGTCAATAAGCGCGCGAGCTTATCCAGCTCTGTGTCTGCATCCGAGTGGGCAATAAATTGGTTTAACAAGCCTGACTCGCGCAGAATATTAGAGATGAGTTCTGCCGGTGATACGTTCGCGCCAACCTTGGCCCACGAAAGGATAAGTTGGCGCGCGCGTTCTATCTCGCCTCCCGCACGGACGCGCCATGCCGATATTTTTTTTCTCCGCGCCTCTCGCGCGAGCTCGTATATCTCGAGCTCGTTTATATTAAAGCAATCAAGATGCAGAGCCGAGATAAGCGCGAAGTCTTCACCAACTTGCGCCGCCGCATTGAACAAAATCAGCAGTTTCTCTATCAGCGGATCGTCAAGAATATCTTCCTTTGTTTCTACGGACAAAGCGACGCCGCTCCTTGCAAGCGCCGCCGCATATTGCCCGAGCTCTTTATTGGTGCGGGTAAAGATTGCGATTTCTTCGGGATTTACGCCTGATTTTATCTTTTTAGAAATTTCTTGTGCAATACAATCTGCTTCGTCCGGCACACTCGCACATTCGTATACCTTTATAAAAGACTCTTTACGCTTTGCCTTAGCAACAAGATCGGCTCCGGCAATATCCAAAATATTCTGCGTCGAGCGATAATTTTCGGTCAGTGTTATTATCTTCGCGTCTGGATATTGTTTCTTAAAATTAGTAAAGTTTTCGTGCGAGGCGCCTTGGAATCTGTATATTGCCTGCTTCTCATCGCCGACAATGAATATATTGGGAGAATCATGAAAGTCTGCGAGCAAATCAAGCACTCTGTTCTGCGCGCCGTTGCCATCCTGATACTCATCGGCAAGCAGATATTGGTACTCCTCTTGCAGAATAAGCTTCAAATTTTTATTTGTCTCGAGCGCCGTCACAAGCGCGAGTATCATATCCTCGTAGTCATAGAATAAACTATCGGCGAGTGCTTCTTCATATTTTTTATAGAGCAAGGCGAGTTCGCGATTCTTAATTATCGCTTCCTCGCGCTTTTGATATTCACCTTTTACTTTGCCTTTATGCGGGCCTTTAATATGTCTGTAGTCATCTGCCTTTCTGATTACCTGTTCTTCTTTTTTTAAACGAGCGAGAAGTTCACGCGGACTTATGATCTCACGTTTGAGTAAAGAAATTGCCGAAAGCGTTTTTTGCAGATAGTGGTATGGCGCTCTGTGCGAAGCAAGATGTTCAAGATCGGCAATATCAAAGACTTTTTGCATCAGCAAAATGCGGTCGAGTTCTGAACATGGCCGCGAGCCCGCCAAGTCGGGGAAATGCTCCGAAAAGCGATTAATCACTTCATTCGCGAACCCGTGGAAGGTAAAAATGGGCACGCGGTATGCCGTAACGCCGATTATGGAGACCAGACGCTCGCGCATCGCGGTAACACCGGCATCGGTAAAGGTGAGCGCCAAAATCTGCTCCGGCGCCGTGTCGGTCTTCTTTAGGATATTCGCAATGCGAAGAGTCAGTATTTGGGTCTTGCCGGTACCGGGGCCGGCCACAACCATCACCGGACCTTCTATATTATCTACAGCACTTCTCTGTGCTTTATTCAGTTTTTTGTATATTTCGGTGAAGATTTTAGATGCCAAGCTTTTTCTTTAGTTCGATAATAGATTTCTCGCGAAGAGCGGCTTGATATTTAAGTTTCTTCTCGAGGTCTTTGAAGAGATCGTTCTCTTCGTCGATTGCCGCCGCAAGCTTCTCCTTCCACGAGAACCATTCTGAACGTTTGAGTGCCACAATCTTCTGCTTCGAGCGCTTGAGACTGCTCTCGATGTCAAGCAAGGTCTGTTCGAGATCCTCCATACTGCTGTCCACATCCAGCTCCTCTCCGTCATCCGATTCTTCGAGAAGCCGCAGTCCGATCAAGTCGCCCCTCGCGTAGGCGTCGTTCACTTTCTGCATCATCTGCTCGCGCTCTTTCTTCTCGCCATCGTCTTGCACTAAGTCGGGGTGGAAGCGGAAGGCCAGTTTGCGCCAGAGCTTCTTGAGCTCGAGGCCGTTCGCGGGCGTCGCCGCACTGCGTCGCATCATGCGATCGTACTCTTCGTGCATTCGGCTGTCTTCTTCGTCGCGTTTTGTTTGCTCGGCTTCAGCACGGCCGGCGAGGATTTTCTGTGCTTCTTTAAGCGTCATATCTTTATCAAGCAAGTCGCCCAATTTGCGCAATGCGAATATCGACTCATCAAGCTCATCAATTTTCAGGTAGAGCACTCCTATCGTCGTGTCATAGAGATGCTTGATTTGCATCAGCTCGTTACGGAGCGTTTGCTCGTCTCCGGCCGTGTCGGCAAGGAGCTTCTTCTTGCGCATGATGACCGCACGAATGCGCTTTTTGACCAATGGTTCGTCTACAGAATTAGCCTTTTTCTTCGCCATAATCTGTTAATTATAGCATATTTCCCCGCTTTCAGCTATACTAGAGTATATGTTACATGATGATATAAAAGCGAGCATCAAAGACGCGATGCGAGCCAAGGATGAGGTTCGCCTACGGACCTTGCGCGGAATTCTGGCGGCATTTACCAATGAGCTGGTCGCGACCAAACGCACCCCGCAAGAGATGCTCCCGAACGAGGACGGCATAGCCGTTATCCGCCGGCTGGTCAAACAGCGCAAGGATTCGAT
Above is a window of Candidatus Paceibacterota bacterium DNA encoding:
- a CDS encoding ATP-dependent DNA helicase translates to MASKIFTEIYKKLNKAQRSAVDNIEGPVMVVAGPGTGKTQILTLRIANILKKTDTAPEQILALTFTDAGVTAMRERLVSIIGVTAYRVPIFTFHGFANEVINRFSEHFPDLAGSRPCSELDRILLMQKVFDIADLEHLASHRAPYHYLQKTLSAISLLKREIISPRELLARLKKEEQVIRKADDYRHIKGPHKGKVKGEYQKREEAIIKNRELALLYKKYEEALADSLFYDYEDMILALVTALETNKNLKLILQEEYQYLLADEYQDGNGAQNRVLDLLADFHDSPNIFIVGDEKQAIYRFQGASHENFTNFKKQYPDAKIITLTENYRSTQNILDIAGADLVAKAKRKESFIKVYECASVPDEADCIAQEISKKIKSGVNPEEIAIFTRTNKELGQYAAALARSGVALSVETKEDILDDPLIEKLLILFNAAAQVGEDFALISALHLDCFNINELEIYELAREARRKKISAWRVRAGGEIERARQLILSWAKVGANVSPAELISNILRESGLLNQFIAHSDADTELDKLARLLTYLEDYTKTHRSARIKDIAKVLSLLDEYNVLESRVGTRRAGRVLVMTAHKAKGLEYEHVYITGVVEGNWGGRASRTVFKIPGIVASTKEEEEADERKLFFVAMTRAKKELTISYATSREDGATLLPSRFIADLPEKLLHKTALCAITQGGLVGRVAQILVPTVTSQTRKDIQDFVRETLSERGLAVTGLNNYLSCPWKYFYRNLLRIPEPQNSSLMFGNAVHATLKKFFDKYRVQEDMGKKELLETLDRELEKEYFTDKELTEIKKNGKDAISGYYDAYKNSWARDIKNEFPIDVMFPVGDGELRLTGKLDKLEITDGAVNVVDYKTGKIKSRNEILGKTKNSEGDYHRQLVFYKLLLDRYEEEKYNMQTGMIDFIIPDLPRRQAGKNIGKYKKEVFTITKEEVSKLEEEVARVANEILNLSFWQKRCGDKQCEYCRLRDIL